The following proteins come from a genomic window of Peromyscus eremicus chromosome 23, PerEre_H2_v1, whole genome shotgun sequence:
- the Rad9b gene encoding cell cycle checkpoint control protein RAD9B isoform X4: MIRPRLLAEAIVLLTSNQEEVTFSVTPGNFCLKSSSGESLDLSSSVYSEMSFGPEEFDFFQVGLDTEITFCFKELKGILTFSEVMHAPIAIYFDFPGKPVVLSIDDMLLEANFILATLADQPSRVSSPQSLCLSQAQRRPDPTQSNAQGCRSQASEAPESISRAAPKRLFPKEPPDSSSATETKRASASQDNISEVPESVVSDMEEGPSPSHLRKFSCMFFGAVSSEQQEHASHPLDSLAIASDSEEDMRG; this comes from the exons ATGATTAGACCAAG ATTGCTGGCAGAGGCCATTGTTCTTCTAACGTCAAATCAAGAGGAAGTCACCTTTTCTGTTACTCCAGGGAATTTCTGCCTCAAGAGTTCGAGTGGGGAATCCCTGG ATTTAAGCAGTTCTGTGTACAGTGAGATGTCTTTCGGCCCAGAAGAGTTTGACTTCTTTCAAGTTGGACTTGACACCGAAATAACATTTTGCTTTAAAGAACTAAAG GGGATCCTCACCTTTTCAGAAGTGATGCACGCTCCCATAGCCATCTACTTTGACTTTCCTGGGAA ACCAGTTGTTTTGAGTATTGACGACATGCTCTTGGAGGCGAACTTTATCTTGGCCACGTTAGCGGATCAGCCAAGCAGAGTGTCTTCACCACAGTCATTGTGTCTTTCCCAGGCACAAAGAAG GCCAGACCCCACACAGTCAAATGCCCAGGGCTGTAGAAGCCAAGCCAGCGAGGCCCCAGAGAGCATCTCTCGAGCAGCACCCAAAAGGCTGTTTCCCAAGGAGCCTCCGGACAGCAGCTCTGCCACAGAGACCAAGAGAGCGAGCGCCAGTCAGGACAACATCTCTGAAGTGCCTGAAAGTGTTGTCAGCGACATGGAGGAAGGGCCAAGCCCTTCACACCTCAGGAAG TTTTCCTGCATGTTCTTTGGAGCAGTTTCTTCTGAGCAGCAAGAACACGCCAGCCACCCTTTGGACAGCTTGGCAATAGCAAGTGACAGTGAAGAGGACATGAGGGGATGA
- the Rad9b gene encoding cell cycle checkpoint control protein RAD9B isoform X2, which produces MPALPVAMLKCEMSGGQVKVFGKAIQTLSRVSDDLWLDPSEKGLALRSVNSSHSTYGWVLFSSLFFQHYQWSPSAMMSDNGIPMNLNCKLAIKSILPIFRCLNYLERSVEKCRIVARTDKCRVVFQFFCRHGIKRTHNVYFQDSQPLKILFEKSLCANILMIRPRLLAEAIVLLTSNQEEVTFSVTPGNFCLKSSSGESLDLSSSVYSEMSFGPEEFDFFQVGLDTEITFCFKELKGILTFSEVMHAPIAIYFDFPGKPVVLSIDDMLLEANFILATLADQPSRVSSPQSLCLSQAQRRPDPTQSNAQGCRSQASEAPESISRAAPKRLFPKEPPDSSSATETKRASASQDNISEVPESVVSDMEEGPSPSHLRKFSCMFFGAVSSEQQEHASHPLDSLAIASDSEEDMRG; this is translated from the exons TGTTTGGGAAAGCAATACAGACCTTATCACGAGTGAGTGATGACCTGTGGCTAGACCCATCTGAGAAAGGT CTTGCTCTGAGATCTGTGAATTCCTCTCATTCAACGTATGGCTGGGTCCTGTTCTCGTCTTTGTTTTTTCAACATTATCAGTGGTCACCCTCCGCCATGATGAGTGATAATGGCATACCCATGAATTTAAACTGCAAATTGGCAATAAAG TCAATTCTGCCAATCTTTAGGTGTCTGAATTATCTTGAAAGAAGTGTAGAGAAGTGCAGAATAGTCGCCAGAACGGATAAATGCAGAGTCGTCTTTCAGTTCTTCTGCAGGCATG GTATTAAAAGAACGCACAATGTGTATTTCCAAGACAGCCAGCCCTTGAAAATTCTCTTTGAAAAGAGCTTGTGTGCCAATATCCTGATGATTAGACCAAG ATTGCTGGCAGAGGCCATTGTTCTTCTAACGTCAAATCAAGAGGAAGTCACCTTTTCTGTTACTCCAGGGAATTTCTGCCTCAAGAGTTCGAGTGGGGAATCCCTGG ATTTAAGCAGTTCTGTGTACAGTGAGATGTCTTTCGGCCCAGAAGAGTTTGACTTCTTTCAAGTTGGACTTGACACCGAAATAACATTTTGCTTTAAAGAACTAAAG GGGATCCTCACCTTTTCAGAAGTGATGCACGCTCCCATAGCCATCTACTTTGACTTTCCTGGGAA ACCAGTTGTTTTGAGTATTGACGACATGCTCTTGGAGGCGAACTTTATCTTGGCCACGTTAGCGGATCAGCCAAGCAGAGTGTCTTCACCACAGTCATTGTGTCTTTCCCAGGCACAAAGAAG GCCAGACCCCACACAGTCAAATGCCCAGGGCTGTAGAAGCCAAGCCAGCGAGGCCCCAGAGAGCATCTCTCGAGCAGCACCCAAAAGGCTGTTTCCCAAGGAGCCTCCGGACAGCAGCTCTGCCACAGAGACCAAGAGAGCGAGCGCCAGTCAGGACAACATCTCTGAAGTGCCTGAAAGTGTTGTCAGCGACATGGAGGAAGGGCCAAGCCCTTCACACCTCAGGAAG TTTTCCTGCATGTTCTTTGGAGCAGTTTCTTCTGAGCAGCAAGAACACGCCAGCCACCCTTTGGACAGCTTGGCAATAGCAAGTGACAGTGAAGAGGACATGAGGGGATGA
- the Rad9b gene encoding cell cycle checkpoint control protein RAD9B isoform X1, with protein MPALPVAMLKCEMSGGQVKGGAAVLGLLLFGKAIQTLSRVSDDLWLDPSEKGLALRSVNSSHSTYGWVLFSSLFFQHYQWSPSAMMSDNGIPMNLNCKLAIKSILPIFRCLNYLERSVEKCRIVARTDKCRVVFQFFCRHGIKRTHNVYFQDSQPLKILFEKSLCANILMIRPRLLAEAIVLLTSNQEEVTFSVTPGNFCLKSSSGESLDLSSSVYSEMSFGPEEFDFFQVGLDTEITFCFKELKGILTFSEVMHAPIAIYFDFPGKPVVLSIDDMLLEANFILATLADQPSRVSSPQSLCLSQAQRRPDPTQSNAQGCRSQASEAPESISRAAPKRLFPKEPPDSSSATETKRASASQDNISEVPESVVSDMEEGPSPSHLRKFSCMFFGAVSSEQQEHASHPLDSLAIASDSEEDMRG; from the exons TGTTTGGGAAAGCAATACAGACCTTATCACGAGTGAGTGATGACCTGTGGCTAGACCCATCTGAGAAAGGT CTTGCTCTGAGATCTGTGAATTCCTCTCATTCAACGTATGGCTGGGTCCTGTTCTCGTCTTTGTTTTTTCAACATTATCAGTGGTCACCCTCCGCCATGATGAGTGATAATGGCATACCCATGAATTTAAACTGCAAATTGGCAATAAAG TCAATTCTGCCAATCTTTAGGTGTCTGAATTATCTTGAAAGAAGTGTAGAGAAGTGCAGAATAGTCGCCAGAACGGATAAATGCAGAGTCGTCTTTCAGTTCTTCTGCAGGCATG GTATTAAAAGAACGCACAATGTGTATTTCCAAGACAGCCAGCCCTTGAAAATTCTCTTTGAAAAGAGCTTGTGTGCCAATATCCTGATGATTAGACCAAG ATTGCTGGCAGAGGCCATTGTTCTTCTAACGTCAAATCAAGAGGAAGTCACCTTTTCTGTTACTCCAGGGAATTTCTGCCTCAAGAGTTCGAGTGGGGAATCCCTGG ATTTAAGCAGTTCTGTGTACAGTGAGATGTCTTTCGGCCCAGAAGAGTTTGACTTCTTTCAAGTTGGACTTGACACCGAAATAACATTTTGCTTTAAAGAACTAAAG GGGATCCTCACCTTTTCAGAAGTGATGCACGCTCCCATAGCCATCTACTTTGACTTTCCTGGGAA ACCAGTTGTTTTGAGTATTGACGACATGCTCTTGGAGGCGAACTTTATCTTGGCCACGTTAGCGGATCAGCCAAGCAGAGTGTCTTCACCACAGTCATTGTGTCTTTCCCAGGCACAAAGAAG GCCAGACCCCACACAGTCAAATGCCCAGGGCTGTAGAAGCCAAGCCAGCGAGGCCCCAGAGAGCATCTCTCGAGCAGCACCCAAAAGGCTGTTTCCCAAGGAGCCTCCGGACAGCAGCTCTGCCACAGAGACCAAGAGAGCGAGCGCCAGTCAGGACAACATCTCTGAAGTGCCTGAAAGTGTTGTCAGCGACATGGAGGAAGGGCCAAGCCCTTCACACCTCAGGAAG TTTTCCTGCATGTTCTTTGGAGCAGTTTCTTCTGAGCAGCAAGAACACGCCAGCCACCCTTTGGACAGCTTGGCAATAGCAAGTGACAGTGAAGAGGACATGAGGGGATGA
- the Rad9b gene encoding cell cycle checkpoint control protein RAD9B isoform X3 has product MMSDNGIPMNLNCKLAIKSILPIFRCLNYLERSVEKCRIVARTDKCRVVFQFFCRHGIKRTHNVYFQDSQPLKILFEKSLCANILMIRPRLLAEAIVLLTSNQEEVTFSVTPGNFCLKSSSGESLDLSSSVYSEMSFGPEEFDFFQVGLDTEITFCFKELKGILTFSEVMHAPIAIYFDFPGKPVVLSIDDMLLEANFILATLADQPSRVSSPQSLCLSQAQRRPDPTQSNAQGCRSQASEAPESISRAAPKRLFPKEPPDSSSATETKRASASQDNISEVPESVVSDMEEGPSPSHLRKFSCMFFGAVSSEQQEHASHPLDSLAIASDSEEDMRG; this is encoded by the exons ATGATGAGTGATAATGGCATACCCATGAATTTAAACTGCAAATTGGCAATAAAG TCAATTCTGCCAATCTTTAGGTGTCTGAATTATCTTGAAAGAAGTGTAGAGAAGTGCAGAATAGTCGCCAGAACGGATAAATGCAGAGTCGTCTTTCAGTTCTTCTGCAGGCATG GTATTAAAAGAACGCACAATGTGTATTTCCAAGACAGCCAGCCCTTGAAAATTCTCTTTGAAAAGAGCTTGTGTGCCAATATCCTGATGATTAGACCAAG ATTGCTGGCAGAGGCCATTGTTCTTCTAACGTCAAATCAAGAGGAAGTCACCTTTTCTGTTACTCCAGGGAATTTCTGCCTCAAGAGTTCGAGTGGGGAATCCCTGG ATTTAAGCAGTTCTGTGTACAGTGAGATGTCTTTCGGCCCAGAAGAGTTTGACTTCTTTCAAGTTGGACTTGACACCGAAATAACATTTTGCTTTAAAGAACTAAAG GGGATCCTCACCTTTTCAGAAGTGATGCACGCTCCCATAGCCATCTACTTTGACTTTCCTGGGAA ACCAGTTGTTTTGAGTATTGACGACATGCTCTTGGAGGCGAACTTTATCTTGGCCACGTTAGCGGATCAGCCAAGCAGAGTGTCTTCACCACAGTCATTGTGTCTTTCCCAGGCACAAAGAAG GCCAGACCCCACACAGTCAAATGCCCAGGGCTGTAGAAGCCAAGCCAGCGAGGCCCCAGAGAGCATCTCTCGAGCAGCACCCAAAAGGCTGTTTCCCAAGGAGCCTCCGGACAGCAGCTCTGCCACAGAGACCAAGAGAGCGAGCGCCAGTCAGGACAACATCTCTGAAGTGCCTGAAAGTGTTGTCAGCGACATGGAGGAAGGGCCAAGCCCTTCACACCTCAGGAAG TTTTCCTGCATGTTCTTTGGAGCAGTTTCTTCTGAGCAGCAAGAACACGCCAGCCACCCTTTGGACAGCTTGGCAATAGCAAGTGACAGTGAAGAGGACATGAGGGGATGA